Part of the Rhipicephalus sanguineus isolate Rsan-2018 chromosome 5, BIME_Rsan_1.4, whole genome shotgun sequence genome is shown below.
AGGGGTACCTTGAGTGAAGCTTACAACTGTGCGATAGGACGTAATGGGTGAAACGTTCTACGTTCACCAGTGCATGAATGTGTGAGCATATAGCACCAGTCGTAGCATGTAGCAGAATCAGTTGGATTTGCAGCAATGACTGCTATAAAATATGGACATGTTTAGCTACGATAGAAATTATCACAATGCGTCTGAAAAAACTGTTTGCATTAGTGAGAAGCATATCGTGGTTAAATTGTGTTCCGCGTTGAGTTCATGTCATATCATTGTGCTATGCTTAGTCGGGTTGGTGCTGTTATTTCCCATGCAGCACTTTTGTCGCTGTAATGAAGTGCAAGGTTTGTTACGCCAATACACAATTGTAACGGCTAACACAATAACAGCAATGgtgcttttaaagggacactaaagagcaaaatgatttttctcgtattagtaaactactcttccacgataccaaaaacaccacgcttgctgcgagaagacgcttagtaagcgagaaatcgcacaaaaagaaaatgtgggtggcgacgccactttgaagtttccgcaccattcgccgtgacgtcacataatttgatggcgcctactagggcctacgtagttccttaacggtaaaaataaagtacactgtcctctgagagggccatagagttaacacaCCAactttgaggaaattttgttgagccaatggcgccaaaatacgataaatacgttatgaaattcgtgacgtcacgcgtggagattttggcacgaaatttagaaatgaaacgttgaacttcatttttatcctttattaatagacctatgatggtgaaattaacgacattatagttctcaaagtacaatttataaATCTAAATcgatttattgtttctttttagtgccCATTTAAGGTCGATCTTTAGTATCGTTCGTGTAAGATCATGGTGACAAAAGTCAATCTCCAGAGTCAAGTCGCGTGTGAAGCTGGTTGCAACAGCAATCTCTGCCTTCCAATGCTTCCAAGGCTGATGATACACGCAGTGATAAGGGGCACAACGACTTCACATTCAGTGCACGAAATGTAACACAGTTGACCATGGAAGTACGAGAGGCCGAAATAACTTCCTACTCTGGCTTTCCATAATCGAAACATTAATCCCTGCTCGGATTACTTCATCACATTTAGAGCGCGATGTAAGACATTAACCACTTGCAGGGCACGAATAATTGACATTGATAATCATGAAGCAACTGCACAGTTTCCAGTTGTACTCGCACAGTTAGTAGTGCTCTATTTATCATGTGAGCATGATTTTTGCTGCAGTTCTGCATTTTAATTGTGGCTGGTTATCCTTGTGTACTCTACAGAAACTTTATCACAATTCTTTGCGTGTAATGTAACCACTAAAACATGTTTGACACTTCCAGACAACTCAAACAGAAGGAAGTCAAACCAGTGGTCCTTGCAGTCTTTTCCTTTCCGTGTCATCAGGAGGCTCAGCAAGTACGCAGGTGTGCCATTCAAACATGACACATACAGCTGTGCAGGCAACGCCAGCTACAACAACGACAAGCACAGGATTGGAAGAGCGTAGCTGTGTATTCCTTGGGTACAACTCTCTTATTGATCGGACAGATGCCTTCAGGGAACTTTGTGGTGTTAGCAGTAATGTATTTGCTTTGCTGACATTTGTGCTTTCACCCATACATGTTCGGCGGGTTGACATACCAGTTTCACAGAAGCTGGTGATCTTCCTCATGAAACTAAAGCTTGGTATTTCATTCGCAAGCCTTGGAGCACTTTTCGGTTTGCACCGCACTGGGGTTagccgtatttttttttccgtATTGAGCAACTTGTTGACTGCAATGAAGGAATGCATACCAGAGCCGTCTCTTTCTGCTGTCCAAGCATCAATGCCAGCATGTTTTAAGTTACACTATCCTCGATGCCGATATATTATAGACTGCACAGAGATACGTACTGAAGAGCCACCTACTGTAGAACAAAAAAGGGCCCTGTTTTCACACTATAAGGGTTGTTATACATTGAAGTTTTTGATAGGAATTCTGCCAAACGGTGTTGTGACATTCTTGTCAGATGCGTATGGTGGCCGTACATCTGACACACGCATCACACTAGAGTCTGGATTTCTTGACAGGATAGAACCTGGCGATATTGTGTTAGCAGATAAGGGCTTTCCAGGTATTAAAGCACCAACTGAAGGCCAGAAAGGGATTCTGGTTTTGCCACCATTTTCAAAAGGAAATGTGCAGTTCACTCATGAGGAATTATTGGAGACATATAATGTTGCTCAGGTGCGCATACATGTTGAGAGAGTAATTCAACGTGTGAAGATGTTTAATGTGTTAAATACAAGAATTCCTGTTGACCTGATTCCTCGCATGGGTGATATTATGCGCATGTGTTGTATCCTTGCTAACCTTCAGGCGCCAATTTTCAGTGAACAAAGCGTGACAGTGAAGAGCCACATAAGGGCTCCTAAACAATGTTTGCTTGGAACCATTTGTTACCACAAATAATATTTCTTGGATAAAGTGCACCATTTGCCCATCCTGTGTGTTGCAAATCCTGAATATTGGCCATTGCGTGAACTCCAGTGACATAGGCCATCAATTTGCAGGATAAAGTTGTCTTACTCGTGTATCTGTCCCCCGAACGACCCATGAAAGCACATACCAGAGTCCCAACCAGAGTCCTTTTGGTGTGCCAGCGAATGCTACTAGTGATCCAAAGATGGATTCAGACTTGAGAGTTGCGAGAACACAAAACTTGTATTCTGATCTATAGGTACACCCATACACACTCTGGCTAATTAAACACCaagaaaacacagctgcatttcagGAATTAAACAACATATATATGTACTATATATATTTGATATAAATACACTGAATTAATAGATGAACATTATTTACAATATCAACAGCCCTGCAGGGGAGACCTGCTGGGCTCAGTTAAAAAATATGCTCGCCCAATCGAAGCATAAGCACATGCAATACAGAATGAGTCAGAGCACAAAATGTCCTTTCATATTGATCTGCATTTGTTTCTCAGCCTGAAGTCCTTGGCGAAACGTATGCATTCCAGAAGAAGTTGCTGGTATGATGCAGTTCAACGCTGGCTTCAGTAAGCAATGGCACACACTTTTctttatgtacactttgttgattgACTCTCTGTCTACTGCTCTTCTtacattgttttttgttgttCTGTGGAATGTGCCTATTAGCATTTGTGTGTTGTTGAAATCACTCTGCAAGACCATGTTGCATACGTGTTGAATAAAATGAAATTTTATACAATAAATACAACTATTACACTTTTCCTTGATCCCACTTAGTGGTTCCCTGAGTTATCttgtttaaagggacattaaaggcaaacaacaatttgTGCTAGAGTGAGAGGTCAATGCTTGAGAATGTTTAAAATGTAAATATAATGCACATCAACGCTTGACTAATCGAGAagtaaggtaaatgtaggacacaataTGCCTCACCAGTGGGACATGCTGGAACAAAAGCCCGATGACCTAGAAGGTCCtaagtacaattaatcactagtactcaaactGCCCATGACTAGAAGGAACATTCCAGTGCATCACAGTCTAATAAAGTGCAGCTTGTGCATTTTTGTTGCATTTGTTGAAAGAAGTTCTTCGCATTACCATAGCTAACAACGTGGATGGTCCAAAAGTTCAGTTTTCACTTGGCCGTGCTCTGTTGTCGCGGTCATGTCTCAGTGGCAGTTCCGTTATCATTCCAGAAACCGCAGTGCCGACTGTCAGGCAATAAAGGGCGGGCAAGGAAAATGCTATGCCACAAGGCCTTTTCGAGGCGGGAGGTTTTAAGTGTGCCAGCGGTGTACGGACAGCTAAAACTTGATTACATTTCAAGCTAcacatttccttggcacaaaacaagcactaAGAGGTTCCCGGAATGCTATTTCAGCAATACTCGTCAACTTAATTTTTGCTTTTAGTGTCTCCATGAAACTTAGTCTTTTTTTATATACAAGTGTTCAAGGCTCACTGTATCAAAATAAGCCAAGTTATgacttttttttgcaaataagcaTGTTCGTATGTGTCGACACTTGTAGTAATTAGCATCTAAACACATGAATTCACTTAAGGCAATTTTGAGAGCCGGCTTAACATGTGCTTGAAATAGAACCACTCTAGCTTAGGGATGTATTCGCTCAGAAACTTCTCATCCCTTTCAATTATTACGCTTATTTTCTGTTGTTTTGAGTAAACAAATAGCAATGCTTCTTCAAGGTTTAAGATGTACAGCACAACCATAATTTGTGTGTAGTACGGGTGATTCTTCTTTAGTGCTAGCCTGCCGTTAACATAGTGAATGTATTTAACGTGGCAGATCATGTTTTCTGCGTCAAGCAGTTCTCGATTTCTCAACGAGAAAGGGCACTTTATCTCCACTGCCCGGGCTGTACCATCAGCCATTATGATTCCGTCCGGACTGCAGCAGAGCCAGGGCTGCTGGGGGTGCACAACCAGTCCAACCTGCTGATGAGAATTGAATCAGTAAATGGTGAAAAATTTTGCAGTTGTGATTTTACCTGAAAAACTGGAGCCTGTAAGGCCATAGCAAGCTCTCGCCTTGCTTCATCTTCCTTGTTCTTTCCTGAAACATAACGGGTTTAGATATTGGTATTATGTATTGTGAATTTCTGTTCATAACGCTTGTATTGTAAACAATACAATGAATGAAACATACATAAGTAATAACAGCAACACTGGTGGAAGATTTTTAACATGGTTAGTATGGCATATGGCGGATGGTTTACCATAGCAAGTGGCCGCAGTTGAAAACGGACGTGATGTAAGAAGTGACTCTGCAAGGCTGTCAAATTCTCCTTCCCGTGTTTTGATTCTGTGAGCAGATGAACTAGGGATACGGAGGCGCCGCTCCTTGTGCCACCTGCAATGAGCAGTATGGTATAAAGGGTAAAACACTGAACAGTAATATGCCAGGCCAGACAAGTGGCCATTTACACTACTCATAACAAACCTTTGAACTTTTGATTGACCCCTAGTCTGGAGCTCAATATCCAAGATTTCAGCAATGCTTTTACGAACAGCTGTCTCATAAAACACCCTTTCATGGCTTGTCAAGGGGGCCAACATGTTGCGGGCTCGAATTTTCAAAGGAAGTGTGCTTTCCACTTCCATCATGTGGTAAATACTGCGCTCCTGTTCAAGGATTTCTCTTATGAGCTCGGGATCTGTGTGTCTAGTCCCATCCCCGATAGGAGCGGTATCCATAGTACCGCTTTCATTCTCTGAGCAATCCTCGGCATCCAGGATCTGCCTCAGAGAGCACCTCAAATCCGGAAACTGGGCAAGCATTACCGTCGCGCACAACGGCTTAAGTGTCGGCGTTGGCAAAGGGCGACCTGGGCGGGCGATAGTAACATGTTATTGAAGCGCGTACCACGGTGCATTCAATATTTTACCTGGAAAGAGGTCCTTGATCTTCTTCTTCGTGTCAAGGAGCGGACGCGCTGGCGGCCCCAGCCAGGCACATGGTAGGTCGGTGCACGATGTGTGTTCCCGCTTGTTTACAAATACAGCCAAGGCCGCGGCGTGCTTGCACCACCCTCGGCACCCAGCCTTACACGTGCAGCTGGCTGCCACGATGTGTCTTGGTTGTGAAGACAACTAAAAAATAAATGTGTAGAGATCACTGAATAGCCCGAACGAACCTGAGGGCATAAAAAATCGTGGaattgcactcaacgtgaaaggtgtaggaagtgcggagtgctccgcacttaaggGCCCCAAActacctccgatattttttttaacatttcaagtaaacgcgcgcatcgaggtCGGAATGCCGTCAAGATCAACAATGCCAAaagcggcagcgctacgagccgcgagcgccccacaaattccaaggaACACTCCCTTCTCCTATCATGTGCCTCTCGGCGTTCCTTATCCCATCAACGTTCGCCTTGACGTCAACATGTCGACTGCTTCTCATCTACAACACCTGTTTGACCGCTCGTTTGCTGCTCTTCCTCATCGCACGGCGACGACGAGCGCTCAACCAGGAAGAGAGActagccgacgaacggagcatagcgaaggaaagagcgaaacgagcgagggcctcctttgtatcatcaaacacgtgtaactccgctattacggcaccgttacgaaaaattctcacggctacgtgttccttgtagacccgtgcataactgcaacaccacaactaaatttcgacgtctgagtggtttaggggcgcTTTAAAAGCGAGAGAAGTAGTCCGAACATCGAGTATTAATAGACGCCTGTTGAACAGCGAGAACGAGCGAGAAAGTGGTGAAGCTCGTTGCTTAATAGGGGCAATTGGTATTTTTACTTATACGCAAATAATGCAAGATCTTGATTAAACTTCGTAGGTATAACAACACGAAGAAGAGACACGAAGACCAGGCAGAAAACGGGACAGAGTGCTGCCTGTTTATTGTCCGTTTGAGAGTGCTGCCCGACGCAGCACTCTGTCCCGTTTTCTGCCTGGTCTTCGTGTCTCTTCTTCGTGCTGTTATGCATCCCCAACTAGCCTGCCAACAAACGTTACTGAACTTGATTAAACATTGCTTACCTGTAGGCGCACGTCGTACTCTATGTTCTTCATTTGGGCAACACATTTCCCGATAATGTGGGCCCATTGGCAAATATAATCTCTTCTCTGACGCCGTACACGTGGTTGCCGTCGTATAGATCACTGCCTCGACGAAGACtgcttcgtttgaagtattcaTTCAGGTTTTCAATCCTGCGGAACCCGCAGAACAAGACGCGCTGCTCGCTCCGCGATGCCATCGCCGCTCGCACAGGCCGTCCGCCTGCAACATGTCGCGACGGGTTCACGCGCGCGGCTGCTACGGGCGGCGCTGGTTGTACTAGcgtcgcagcgccaccataccagctgtcgaggcccaTAGAGCATACTGGAGGGGCTAACTTTGAGTCGGGTGAAGTCGGCTGTTGCAGAGGCACAGATTGTGCCATCCGGCTGAGCGCGGCAGCACAGCGGCAACAGGAGCGACAAGGACACAATAGTGGCAGAGTTTGCTTGAAGGGTCTGACAGAgtcggagctcctcgtagctggTGGGCACCAAGGACGCAGCTGACGCACTACAAGAGCGGCGATGGTACTTGCGAGGGACGcgcgaatgggggggggggggagggggggtgcaaaCTCTGCCATGGTAGCGTTCGGGCCTCGCGGTAGGAAACACGTGACACGAAAAACCACCGAAGGGCGTCGAAAGCACAGTCGCAGTCACAGAGGGAGTCTCACCGGGCGACTCGTACTCACAGTAGAAAAGTACATACGCAAAAGTCGAACAAAACtggcggcgaaatgcaagagaCGCCACAGCGTCTCTCGCATCTCACGTTAGAAGGAAGCATTGCTCAATgcaaaaaaggagagagagagagagacagagaagcaGTAGGTGAgatgccaagcttcgcttgcccccatttaccCGAGAGTGCAAGGGCTcttaatcatcatcattgtcatcatGACGACGACATAGGTGCCTCTACTGTACGTGCCTTTCTAACGATCTCGTGTTAGTCCATCTTTTTAACCACCATCCCGCTTGTGCTAGCCTAACTGAAATTGCAACCTCTATTTTGACATCATTTATATGCAAATATATTAGTAATAATTTCTTCATCGCCACGTGCCGAGTAGGGGTCGCCATTCTCAGCTGGCATGAGGCGTTCTAATTCACAAAATTGATAAGCAGAAACAGTGCACCAGCCAGACACCAAGAAAGAGTGCCACAAATGCTGCAAACACATTGCCTCATGAGGCAGTCGTTTCGGGGCACGCTGCGAGTGGGGATAATTAATATGAGAGGCGAAAGAAATTCAGCGTTGGCAGCATAAGATAAAGGAGAGAAGACCGCCGGAGCGGTGGTTTTACCGCTCTGGCTTGGCTTTCACAAGCGGCACTTAAATATGCCTTACACGTACAGCAGTAAAAGATTCAGTTAAAAGTTTGTGCTCAGTCAGTCTTTGCTCGTCTTCGTTTCTTAAGTTCGTTCTGCCGAAGCAAGTTTTGCCGACGCATATCATACGTGTTCAGCTGAGATTAGTCCATGGGAGTCACGTTGCTTTACGCAGTGTTCATTGTTGGCCGAACCTTGGCGTTTGCTACTGGTGTTACTGCTCCGCACATTGTTCGACTTGTTTATTTTACTATGGCAGAAGTTGCACACAAATAGAGCGTGGGTTTAACTTATGAGGACGCGCTTTGTTTTATGCCAAAGAGCACCTAGATGTGCCTTATCAGTGGACGTATAGTGCAGCCGAGCTTCATCTACAGAGGCTCAAAAGTCAATCGCTGTTAAATATTATGACAGTGATAACTGATTAGTGCTATAAACGTAAGACATACGGCTCGAAGAGCCACATTAAACACTGTTATCTTAATCAAGAATGATAGTGAACGAGTGTTATTTGATACTTCGCTACAAAACGCTACACAGGAACCTTACGATGAAAAATATTCCCACAAGTCGGATGCCAGCAATGGGGACACAGTAGAAAATAAAGGCACACGAAAGCAGTCCGTTTGCCGATGAGTTATGGACGGAGCAGGCGGCAAAACGACACGTGTCGCGCGAGAAGTGGGCTTCGCTCGTTTTATTATGCCATCGTattcacacacaaaaacaaaagaaagctccTTTCGCAAAGAAAGGAGCAGTAGGAGAATAAATCGTTGGACGGTGCCCTTTTTTTTCAGCGTCATTCCTCGCTGCTCATATCAGTTCCCATCTAGCTCTGACCGAGCACGTACGTTCAGGAAAATATTCAGAAACGGACGACGAGATTGAACTGCGATAAATGGATATCACGGCAGGAGGTGCGTAGAATGAACACATTGTTCGACCGATAACTAGATTTCGCTGGAATTCTGGAGGAGAAACAACCCACCGGTTCTGATTCGACGTTCCTTTGAGCATTGGCTTTCGGAAAGGAAGAAATCGCTACCCAAAGGCGATGAAAATGGCTAATATTACCTATTGAATACGTGCTGGTTTGGTTGTGTTTCAACAGTAGCATTACATTTAAGGCAGCGGGTAATCTTAATCACAAAATGTGCTGAATAATGTCGTTTGTCGTACCGTAGTCACATGCTAAATACAAATCTATCTCCATTGAGGACACACGAAAAGCAACATTGTTTCTTCCGCTCAGGGACTACGAAGAAGACGCAAAGGCCATTTcagaaagtaaaaagaaagataCATGCACAGTAGAAAGCACTTTAGAGTTAACATAGCACCACTACAACGTCATTGCTGCGATACAGAAGCCATCACTGATGGCAAATCGAGAGAAGCTGAATGGAACTCAAGGCGCCAGGTAGACTTATTGCTACAAGAATAGAGCGCAAAAAATTACACAATAAGCAAGCATATCAGACAAGGACGACCgctttcttttttgtgtatgtgtaatttttttgagCTAGATTCTTGCATGTCAGG
Proteins encoded:
- the LOC119392748 gene encoding uncharacterized protein LOC119392748; this translates as MAARKDEGKSRPRRAGTVYCCVYGCHNSYRNTAGKLPKIKFYGFPWRPYETERRERWIRAVRRASPDGGLWQPVKNQTRICSAHFVGNERSSVAQHPAYIPTIFPECYGKGDGVIPATKLERYQRLERRGSAAAGKPPVHTETPGEASPQEEFILGGTEERVAGDEEHIAFASVTTQTEGSQTSGPCSLFLSVSSGGSASTQVCHSNMTHTAVQATPATTTTSTGLEERSCVFLGYNSLIDRTDAFRELCGVSSNVFALLTFVLSPIHVRRVDIPVSQKLVIFLMKLKLGISFASLGALFGLHRTGVSRIFFSVLSNLLTAMKECIPEPSLSAVQASMPACFKLHYPRCRYIIDCTEIRTEEPPTVEQKRALFSHYKGCYTLKFLIGILPNGVVTFLSDAYGGRTSDTRITLESGFLDRIEPGDIVLADKGFPGIKAPTEGQKGILVLPPFSKGNVQFTHEELLETYNVAQVRIHVERVIQRVKMFNVLNTRIPVDLIPRMGDIMRMCCILANLQAPIFSEQSVTVKSHIRAPKQCLLGTICYHK